The Mangifera indica cultivar Alphonso chromosome 12, CATAS_Mindica_2.1, whole genome shotgun sequence DNA window TTAAGTAAATTTGCTTGGATATCAGGAAAGGTTGGCCGattttggcctaaaaattaaAGTTCAACATATACATTGAATTTTGAGAGGCATTCGACGTATACGTTGAATTTCAAGTTCGGGGGTTTAGTACAACTCTTTTATTGCCTTTGTACTTTTACATTAGATGTGTATATTAGCCTTGCAattaggtaaaaaaaatacatggTCTATATGAAAAAGTATTTGTCACCACAAATAGTGTTGAGATATCTATCTAAAATCAACACCAAATCAAACACATTGACAATGCATTCCTTACTTTATTGAGAAACCACATCTAGAATTTAGTTCCCCCTTTATCTCTCGTGTGAAAAATtaacagtaattttttattattttatttttgattataGTGGTAAATTAAAGGAATCTTCATCAGAAAGGCTTTGAAAATTACATGggttagattttcaaaaaataacataaaataatcaaaataattgagGGAGCCCCACCCCATATAAttgaatctttttttatttcctttccgTCCTCGAAGGTCGATTGATCGAAGGTCGATTGAACTTGAATGTTAAATTCCTtgaaatttccctttttaagcCCAAATAATAACAAAGGGAGAAATagtaaaccataatttttaaagcctcacataatattataattaaaaaaaattaatgaaaaattaaaaaattttaaaatacaacgAAGAGGGATAAAAACAcattattagatatttatttatacagaaaatagattaaactaatattttaaaaaataaattactgaCTGGCCTTGTACTTGTTTTATTATTCTCTTATAtcggtattttaaaattttaatttcattccaattataaataattctttaaaaactattaaattacattttttaccttactaaatgttaattaattttttttatcctcatttgcattttaaatttacaaccatttcataaaaaattatataaaatagatgatttatttaataacaagaaaaattattaattttttaataaaattatgtatagatatataatttaaatatataaaatatatataaaaaaataatatttaattatataataatataatatttatatatttaaattagacataaaaaataaaaattcttaataataataataatactaataatcgATTTTTCCGTTCGAGCTCCTCTATAAATACCGTCTAAGTCTCCTCACTCAATGCTCAAATCCACTCAATTTAACACATTTCTCTTCTTCCACCATGGTTCGCGAGCTCAAAATCGTTGAAGAAGTCTCCGGCTGGCTGAGAGTCTTCGAAGACGGTTCCGTTGACCGCACCTGGTCCGGCCCTCCAGAGATCAAGTTCATGACGGAACCGGTGCCCACCAACTCCCAGTTCGAGGACGGCGTCGCCACCGGCGATGTGACCATCAACCCCACTTCCGGCCACCGCGTCAGAATATATAAACCCGAAGAAGCACTAGAAAACCAAACCAAGCTCCCAATTGTGCTTCATTTTCATGGCGGTGGATTTTGCATAAGTGAAGCCAGTTGGTCTATgtactataatttttatactaaaCTTGCGAAATCCGTCCCGGCGATCATAGTGTCCGTCTATCTCCGCCTGGCTCCGGAGCACCGCCTCCCGGCCGCCTGCGACGACGGCTTCGAAGCCCTCCTCTGGCTTCAGTCCCTGGCTGAGGGCCGCAAACACGAGCCCTGGCTCAACGAAAGCGGAGACTTCAGCCGAGTGTTTCTCATTGGAGACAGCGCGGGAGCAAACATAGTGCATGACGTGGCAGCACGTGCGGGGAAATTGCTGCCCGACACGGGTCCGTTAAAATTAGCAGGTGCGATCCCGATCCACCCGGGTTTTCTCCGGGCTAAACGGAGCAGGTCGGAGTTGGAGCAGCCCCAGTCACCTATGTTAACGCTTGAGATGGTGGACAAGTTTATAAAACTGGCGTTGCCGTTAAACAGCACTAAGGATCATCCCTTGACATGTCCAATGGGGGCAGATGCGCCGCCGTTGGAGGGGCTGAAACTGCCGCCGTATCTACTGTGGGTGGCGAAGAATGACTTGTTGAAAGACACGGAAATGGAGTTTTATGAGGCCATGAAAAAGGCAGGAAAAGACATCGAGTTGAAGATGAATGATGGGATGGGCCACagcttttatttaaataaaatggcGGTGGATACGGACCCCCAAACGGGTGCCCAAACTTCTCGTCTTCTTCAAGAAATTTCAGAGTACATAAGAAGACATTAATAAGTGTTATTGTTAAACTCTATTTTTATGATGATGTATTTGTGGCTTGTTGTATTGCCGTATCAGtctaaataacaataaaaaaaaaattatgttgttttaaCGGGTAAATTCATTAACTATGAAATTagatgtataatattattttatcagaaaaatatttaaatacaaataaatattttttaattgaaatatctaGGATGGTTTGTGGAAATGACTCACATTAATACTTCGTATCGTATTCAAAAGGATTCATCACAAACTTGAAGTTAGGtacatgaatttatatttacaaaatttatagaattaattttTGACATATTTAAATGTTTTCAACCGTtcagataatgttttattactaaaaataaaatattgtcatAAAGATagatttgttaaaatattattggttataaattattactttgtttaattagagaggccaaaggattatttcccacccaagtttaggtgtaTTCCCAAAGTCATACCCAtggggtttgaaaaactcaaagtcccACCAATGATGTAATTGcctttaaaattcttaattagaaacagagataaaatcgttattttatcagtaatattaaaaaaatataaaattcattatattttcttccctaaattttaaaaactaacaacttcatccttacctaaagttttataactttcaaaaatcatattttctttctaaattttttcttcacctctccgACCACCATCTCTGGTGTTGACGACCTTCACTCTTTACCCTAAACTATTTGTTAACGCACGTAGATAAATCTAGAACGGATCTCTTCGTCTTTGATGAAAAGATCAAATCTCTTCATCGACAAAAAGGTTTTGTTGTCATCCTTTCCAAATCGTCGGAGAAAGTGGccggaggaaaagaaaaaaattctaagtttttggaggggggaatgtgattttttaaagttaaaaaattttgggaacgctgaaatgttagtttttaaaacttaggagagaaaaatgtaataaatttatatttttttaatattattagtaaaatattaaaaaacaaaatttggaaggccaaaggactattttccacccaagttttaatacaaaaacaaatacacatttatagggtttcaaaaagtcaaataCTCACTTATGAGCTAACTAccgttaaatttttttgttagagataagggtaaaatcatcattttaccactaaaccctaaaattttatattattttccccatttaatttggaaaattaataattttttccaagattaagttttgaaaatttcacttttcccccttagggtttcaaaATCCCCCTTCCATTTTTTTGGCGATTGACTCTGGTTCTTCCTCCATCGTCGATGATGACAACACCTTTACTTTGCCAATGATGAACCCTTCGTCATCTAAAAGATAAATCGTTTGATTTGTCTCGCTGACGATGAAGACGAGGTCTTCGTCATCATCTAGATCCAAACAATCTAGACATTGTTTAGATATAGATGACAACAAAGACCTCATCTTCATCGTCGTCGAGATGAATCAAATGATTCATCTTTTGGATGATAAAGGCTTGGTCATCTCAGCTGCCTTCATTGCCAATGGATGTAGGGTGCTGAAGTGTCGTCGTCAATAGCtgaagagggaaaaaaataaaccctaagttTTTTTCTGTGGTTTggggggggtggggggggggggggggggggggggggggaatgtgatttCTAAAAGTCAGAAAAGTTTAGGTAtgagtgaagttgttagtttgtAAAACTTAAGGGGAAAaacttaatgaattttatatttttttaatattattgataaagtgacatttttatttttacctttaataaaaaattttaacgataATTAGGTCATTgatgagtatttaggtttttcaaatcttataaatatgtatttgtattcacattaaaacttgggtgggaaacaatCCTTTAGCCTTTATGGAAACTATTTTTCGCATGCAAAATTAATTACGGAAAATCCCTCATTACTGTTTGTTGAAAACAATGTCAATGGTAAATCTACTAAATAATTGAAATAGCCCTCgttatttacataaaaataatattatgtatacatattttttatatataatttatatatatataatgtattataatgtgattagatattaatttatctttaattcaaaatcatctaatcacataatgatatatcttttatatgttcaaaatttgtataaCTTGTGTCCAAGGTTTCAACTATTTATGTGAAGACAAGAAATTATTAAAGAGAGATGGtgcatatttattataagatcTATgatatgtgtacatattttttatatataatttagatatataaataatatattatcatatgattgagtgttagtttatctttaattcaaaattattcaatcatataataatatatcatttatatattcaaattgtatgtaaaaaatatacgatagttttattgttattataatgcGTAGTCCATAGCCATTCATACGGACAAAATTAAGAACTAGAATTGATATTTTAAGTTCTAAGTCTACCATTATGATCATGGTTGTCAAATTGCATATTACATCgtatatcaaaaacctaatttttcgTATGACATATAAAGTATGGCattgtattgtataatacaatttataaaaaataaaataataaaaaaattataattgacatatcattattttgaaataatcacaaacacccttaaaaattttaaaattttttatatatatctttattatatcattattttctttaaaaaattgtatagatTCGTATCAGaaaaatatattgtatcatataatacatttattatatcatattaattcgatatatcttataatacgtattatttttttatattatattatattactaatGGTGCCAAGAATTTCTCcctaacactcaattatatataaaaaatatgtacactattatagtatattatattataatataccgtattttatagattattgataactataatggtgaatataatttaaatatataaattatatttttatatataattgataactATATTATttcgtattttataatatattatattataatatatcgtattttatagaatattgataactataaaCGGTGAATATTTTAAAGGAGAATTTTCCCTCTGCCCCACGAAAtcagtattatttatatatagcaTTGGAACTATTGACTActgtatgtaaatttttttccattatctttGTGATCGCCTGAGGGAGAAATTCTTGGCACCATTACTAAGATGGTCTTCTGGTTCATAATGTAATCTTAATCTATTGTGAAGTCTATTCTATGCCAATGTTTTTAGCTGCCCCATTGGATCAATTGCATGGCTCTCTGATTCAGGAATTCAATAAATActctgataat harbors:
- the LOC123230315 gene encoding probable carboxylesterase 17, with product MVRELKIVEEVSGWLRVFEDGSVDRTWSGPPEIKFMTEPVPTNSQFEDGVATGDVTINPTSGHRVRIYKPEEALENQTKLPIVLHFHGGGFCISEASWSMYYNFYTKLAKSVPAIIVSVYLRLAPEHRLPAACDDGFEALLWLQSLAEGRKHEPWLNESGDFSRVFLIGDSAGANIVHDVAARAGKLLPDTGPLKLAGAIPIHPGFLRAKRSRSELEQPQSPMLTLEMVDKFIKLALPLNSTKDHPLTCPMGADAPPLEGLKLPPYLLWVAKNDLLKDTEMEFYEAMKKAGKDIELKMNDGMGHSFYLNKMAVDTDPQTGAQTSRLLQEISEYIRRH